The following coding sequences are from one Odocoileus virginianus isolate 20LAN1187 ecotype Illinois chromosome 7, Ovbor_1.2, whole genome shotgun sequence window:
- the BORCS7 gene encoding BLOC-1-related complex subunit 7 → MRPFLFPRWEKKTPPPFLPLCTSFGPGDSPSPLGRRSLAEVMATGTPDSQARFGQSVKGLLTEKVNTCGTDVIALTKQVLKGSRSSELLGQAARNMVLQEDAILHSEDSLRKMAIITTHLQYQQEAIQKNVEQSSNLQDQLNHLLK, encoded by the exons ATGCGTCCCTTCCTTTTCCCACGGTGGGAAAAAAAGACACCACCTCCTTTCCTTCCGCTTTGTACATCTTTTGGCCCGGGCGACTCGCCATCGCCCTTGGGTAGGCGTTCACTGGCCGAAGTGATGGCGACCGGGACCCCAGATTCGCAAGCTCGATTCGGTCAGTCCGTGAAGGGGCTTCTGACGGAGAAAGTGAACACCTGTGGTACTGACGTGATCGCTCTAACCAAGCAGGTTCTGAAGGGCTCCCGGAGCTCCGAG CTGCTAGGTCAGGCAGCTCGAAACATGGTACTACAGGAAGATGCCATTTTACACTCAGAAGAT agtttaagaaaaatggcaataataacaACTCATCTTCAGTACCA GCAAGAAGCTATTCAGAAGAA TGTTGAGCAGTCTTCAAATCTACAGGACCAGTTGAATCATCTATTGAAATAG
- the CYP17A1 gene encoding steroid 17-alpha-hydroxylase/17,20 lyase: protein MWLLLAVFLLTFAYLFWSRTKRSGAKYPRSLPSLPLVGSLPFLPRRGQQYENFFKLQEKYGPIYSFRLGSKTTVMIGNHQLAREVLLKKGKEFSGRPKVATLDILSDNQKGIAFADHGAHWQLHRKLALNAFALFKDGNLKLEKIINQEANVLCDFLATQHGASIDLSEPLSLAVTNIISFICFNVSFKNEDPALKAIQNVNDGILEVLSKELLLDIFPVLKIFPSKAMEKMKGCVQTRNELLNEILEKCQENFSSDSITNLLHILIQAKVNADNNNAGPDQDPKLLSNRHMLATIGDIFGAGVETSTSVIKWIVAYLLHHPSLKKRIQDDIDQNIGFSRTPTISDRNRLVLLEATIREVLRIRPVAPMLIPHKAIIDSSIGDLTIDKGTDVVVNLWALHHNEKEWHQPNLFMPERFLDPTGTQLISPSLSYLPFGAGPRSCVGEMLARQELFLFMSRLLQRFNLEIPDDGKLPCLEGNASLVLQIKPFKVKIEVRQAWKEAQAEGSTS from the exons ATGTGGCTGCTCTTAGCTGTCTTTCTGCTCACCTTCGCCTATTTATTTTGGTCCAGGACCAAGCGCTCTGGTGCCAAGTACCCCAGGAGCCTTCCATCTCTGCCCCTGGTGGGCAGCCTGCCGTTCCTCCCCAGACGTGGCCAGCAGTACGAGAACTTCTTCAAGCTGCAGGAAAAATATGGCCCCATCTATTCCTTTCGTTTGGGTTCCAAGACTACTGTGATGATTGGAAATCACCAGTTGGCCAGGGAGGTGCTTCTCAAGAAGGGCAAGGAATTCTCTGGGCGTCCCAAAGTG GCCACTCTAGACATCCTGTCAGACAACCAAAAGGGCATTGCCTTTGCCGACCATGGTGCCCACTGGCAGCTGCATCGGAAGCTGGCACTGAATGCCTTTGCCCTGTTCAAGGATGGCAACCTGAAGTTAGAGAAGATCA TTAATCAGGAAGCCAATGTACTGTGTGATTTCCTGGCCACCCAGCACGGAGCATCCATAGATCTGTCCGAGCCTCTCTCTCTGGCGGTGACCAACATAATCAGCTTTATCTGCTTCAACGTCTCCTTCAAGAATGAGGATCCTGCCCTGAAGGCTATACAAAATGTCAATGATGGCATCCTGGAGGTTCTGAGCAAGGAACTTCTCTTGGACATATTCCCTGTGCTGAAG ATTTTCCCCAGCAAAGCCATGGAAAAGATGAAGGGTTGTGTTCAAACACGAAATGAATTGCTGAATGAAATCCTTGAAAAATGTCAG GAGAACTTCAGCAGCGACTCCATCACTAACTTGCTGCACATACTGATCCAAGCCAAGGTGAATGCAGACAATAACAATGCTGGCCCAGACCAGGATCCAAAGCTGCTTTCAAATAGACACATGCTCGCTACCATAGGGGACATCTTCGGGGCTGGTGTGGAGACGAGCACCTCTGTGATAAAGTGGATCGTGGCCTACCTGCTACACCATCCTTCG TTGAAGAAGAGGATCCAGGATGACATTGACCAGAATATAGGTTTCAGTCGCACCCCAACCATCAGTGACCGGAACCGCCTTGTCCTGCTGGAGGCGACCATCCGAGAGGTGCTCCGAATCCGGCCTGTGGCCCCTATGCTCATCCCCCACAAAGCTATCATTGATTCCAG CATTGGCGACCTTACCATTGACAAGGGCACAGACGTTGTGGTCAACCTGTGGGCACTGCATCACAACGAGAAGGAGTGGCACCAGCCCAACCTGTTCATGCCCG AGCGCTTCTTGGACCCCACGGGGACGCAACTCATCTCGCCATCGTTAAGCTACTTGCCCTTTGGAGCAGGACCCCGCTCCTGCGTAGGTGAGATGCTAGCCCGCCAGGAGCTCTTCCTCTTCATGTCCCGGCTGCTGCAGAGGTTCAACCTGGAGATCCCGGATGATGGGAAGCTACCCTGTCTGGAGGGCAATGCCAGTCTCGTCTTGCAGATCAAACCTTTCAAGGTGAAGATCGAGGTGCGCCAGGCCTGGAAGGAAGCCCAGGCTGAGGGTAGCACCTCATGA